From a region of the Triticum aestivum cultivar Chinese Spring chromosome 7D, IWGSC CS RefSeq v2.1, whole genome shotgun sequence genome:
- the LOC123164798 gene encoding probable thiol methyltransferase 2 isoform X1: protein MRHVLPAVHRAVSRGARAAAMGSSAGAGARDPGGNPTVGRLREIFRGGGDAADGWEKSWETGVTPWDLGKPTPIIEHLVKSGTLPKGRALVPGCGMGYDVVALASPERFVVGLEISNIAAEKAKQWSSSLPNADWFTFLVADFFKWRPSEPFDLIFDYTFFCALDPSMRLAWAETVSRLLKPDGELITLIYLISDQEGGPPYNNTVADYQKVLEPLGFKAVCMEDNELAIKPRKGVEKLGRWKRCGRPQSSL from the exons ATGCGCCACGTGCTGCCGGCCGTCCACCGGGCCGTCtcgcgcggggcgcgggcggcggcgatggggtcgtcggcgggggcgggggcgaggGACCCGGGCGGGAACCCGACGGTGGGGAGGCTGCGGGAGATCTtccggggcggcggcgacgcggcag ATGGCTGGGAGAAGTCCTGGGAGACTGGCGTAACCCCGTGGGATCTGGGGAAGCCGACGCCTATCATCGAGCATCTCGTTAAATCAGGAACTCTCCCTAAAGGAAGGGCGTTGGTCCCGGGATGTGGCATG GGTTATGATGTGGTTGCTTTGGCAAGCCCTGAGAGATTTGTCGTTGGCTTAGAGATTTCTAATATAGCTGCTGAGAAGGCTAAGCAG TGGTCATCATCTTTGCCAAATGCAGATTGGTTTACTTTTCTGGTTGCTGATTTCTTCAAGTGGAGACCAAGTGAACCATTTGACCTCATTTTCGATTATAC GTTCTTTTGTGCACTTGATCCGAGCATGAGGCTGGCTTGGGCAGAGACAGTTAGTCGCCTTCTGAAACCAGATGGAGAGCTTATCACCTTGATATATTTG ATCAGCGATCAAGAAGGGGGGCCGCCCTACAATAATACAGTTGCTGA CTATCAGAAGGTGCTGGAGCCGCTGGGTTTCAAGGCTGTTTGTATGGAAGACAACGAGCTCGCTATTAAACCGCGCAAG GGTGTCGAGAAACTTGGAAGGTGGAAGAGATGCGGCAGGCCGCAATCTTCTTTGTGA
- the LOC123164798 gene encoding probable thiol methyltransferase 2 isoform X2, whose product MRHVLPAVHRAVSRGARAAAMGSSAGAGARDPGGNPTVGRLREIFRGGGDAADGWEKSWETGVTPWDLGKPTPIIEHLVKSGTLPKGRALVPGCGMGYDVVALASPERFVVGLEISNIAAEKAKQWSSSLPNADWFTFLVADFFKWRPSEPFDLIFDYTFFCALDPSMRLAWAETVSRLLKPDGELITLIYLLSEGAGAAGFQGCLYGRQRARY is encoded by the exons ATGCGCCACGTGCTGCCGGCCGTCCACCGGGCCGTCtcgcgcggggcgcgggcggcggcgatggggtcgtcggcgggggcgggggcgaggGACCCGGGCGGGAACCCGACGGTGGGGAGGCTGCGGGAGATCTtccggggcggcggcgacgcggcag ATGGCTGGGAGAAGTCCTGGGAGACTGGCGTAACCCCGTGGGATCTGGGGAAGCCGACGCCTATCATCGAGCATCTCGTTAAATCAGGAACTCTCCCTAAAGGAAGGGCGTTGGTCCCGGGATGTGGCATG GGTTATGATGTGGTTGCTTTGGCAAGCCCTGAGAGATTTGTCGTTGGCTTAGAGATTTCTAATATAGCTGCTGAGAAGGCTAAGCAG TGGTCATCATCTTTGCCAAATGCAGATTGGTTTACTTTTCTGGTTGCTGATTTCTTCAAGTGGAGACCAAGTGAACCATTTGACCTCATTTTCGATTATAC GTTCTTTTGTGCACTTGATCCGAGCATGAGGCTGGCTTGGGCAGAGACAGTTAGTCGCCTTCTGAAACCAGATGGAGAGCTTATCACCTTGATATATTTG CTATCAGAAGGTGCTGGAGCCGCTGGGTTTCAAGGCTGTTTGTATGGAAGACAACGAGCTCGCTATTAA